The DNA segment CGAGATCGTGGTCGCCACGCCGGGCCGCCTGCTCGACCACGTGCAGCAAAAGAGCGTGTCCTTCGCCGCGGTCGAGGTGCTGGTGCTCGACGAGGCCGACCGCATGCTGGACATGGGCTTCATCCCCGACATCAAGCGCATCCTCGCAATGCTGCCGAAAGAGCGCCAGAGCCTGCTGTTCTCGGCCACCTTCTCCAACGAGATCAAGAATCTCGCCGACAGCATGCTCAAGGCACCGCAACTGATCGAAGTCGCGCGCCGCAATGCCGTCAGCGAGACCATCACCCATCGCGTTTATCCCGTGGCCTCCGACCTCAAGCGCAGCCTGCTGGTGCACCTCCTGACCCACGACGAGGAGAAGGCCAAGCAGGTGCTGGTCTTCGTCGGCACCAAGTTCGGCGCCAGCCGGCTGGCCGTGTACCTCGAACGCCAGGGCATCGCCGCCGACGCCATCCACGGCGACAAAAGCCAGCAGCAGCGCACCGAAGCGCTCGAAGGCTTCAAGTCGGGCAGGATCCGCGTGCTGGTCGCCACCGATGTCGCCGCGCGCGGCCTCGACATCGACGACCTGCCGCATGTCATCAACTACGAATTGCCACACACCGCCGAGGACTACGTGCATCGCATCGGCCGCACCGGTCGCGCCGGCAAGCAGGGCGACGCCACTTCCCTGTTCGCCCCCGAGGAAAAGCAGCGGCTGGCCGACATCGAAAAGCTGATCAAGCGCCAGATCGAGCGCGTCGAGATCAGCGGCTTCGCCGAGCTGGCTTCCGCGCCGCCCGAGCGTGCGCCGAGCAATCGCGGCCACAAGCGCGAGCACCTCGAGCGCGCCCGCGAGAAAGCGCGCGAGCGCGATCGCGCGCTGACGCTGGACGGCAACCGGCCGGCCGGGCGCGAACTGCCCACCCCCGCCGCCCACGTGCCGCGACTCGACCCGCGCCTGCCCAAGCTCGACTTCGATCCGACCAAGCCCTATGTCAACAAACCTGGCGGTGCCGAAATCGCTCCCGAGAAACCGTCGCCGACGCGCCCGCAGCGGCCGGTCGCCGCACTGCTCGGCGGCCTGGGGAAAAAGTAGGTGAAGCTGGTCCGCTTCGGCTCCCGTGGCCGCGAAAAGCCCGGCCTGATTGCCGCCGACGGCAGCCTGCGCGACCTTTCCGGGTACGTCGCCGACATCGG comes from the Sulfuritalea hydrogenivorans sk43H genome and includes:
- a CDS encoding DEAD/DEAH box helicase — protein: MKDNGYTHPTPIQTQAIPIIMAGKDVMGGAQTGTGKTAGFTLPLLQRLARHASSSPSPARHPVRALILAPTRELAMQVHESVVTYSKYVPLRSVCIYGGVDIKPQIAELREGREIVVATPGRLLDHVQQKSVSFAAVEVLVLDEADRMLDMGFIPDIKRILAMLPKERQSLLFSATFSNEIKNLADSMLKAPQLIEVARRNAVSETITHRVYPVASDLKRSLLVHLLTHDEEKAKQVLVFVGTKFGASRLAVYLERQGIAADAIHGDKSQQQRTEALEGFKSGRIRVLVATDVAARGLDIDDLPHVINYELPHTAEDYVHRIGRTGRAGKQGDATSLFAPEEKQRLADIEKLIKRQIERVEISGFAELASAPPERAPSNRGHKREHLERAREKARERDRALTLDGNRPAGRELPTPAAHVPRLDPRLPKLDFDPTKPYVNKPGGAEIAPEKPSPTRPQRPVAALLGGLGKK